In a single window of the Novosphingobium sp. IK01 genome:
- the hslU gene encoding ATP-dependent protease ATPase subunit HslU, whose amino-acid sequence MLDTLTPKAIVRALDAHIVGQTEAKRAVAVALRNRWRRQHLSADLRDEVSPKNILMIGPTGCGKTEISRRLAKLADAPFVKVEATKFTEVGYVGRDVEQIARDLAEEAVRLEKERRRESVREAASKAAMDRLLKALVGDGASEATRESFRQRLSEGAMNDVEVEIEVEDQPSASMEIPGMGGNLGMINLSDMMGKAFGRQALKRRKMRVADAWDKLVDEESEKRMDQDDVARVALQNAETNGIVFLDEIDKIAVSDVRGGSVSREGVQRDLLPLIEGTTVATKYGPMKTDHVLFIASGAFHVAKPSDMLPELQGRLPIRVELKALSEDDFVRILAETRANLVEQYRALLATEQVTLDFTPQAVRAIARTAAQVNETVENIGARRLQTVMEKLLEEVSFDAEDRVGTTVAIDEAYVAERLGGLAANADLSKYIL is encoded by the coding sequence ATGCTCGATACCCTGACCCCCAAGGCCATCGTCCGCGCGCTCGACGCCCATATCGTCGGCCAGACCGAAGCCAAGCGCGCGGTGGCCGTGGCCCTGCGCAACCGCTGGCGCCGCCAGCACCTCTCGGCAGACCTGCGCGACGAGGTGTCTCCCAAGAACATCCTGATGATCGGGCCCACGGGCTGCGGCAAGACCGAGATCAGCCGCCGTCTGGCCAAGCTGGCCGATGCGCCCTTCGTCAAGGTCGAGGCGACCAAGTTCACCGAGGTCGGCTATGTCGGCCGCGATGTCGAGCAGATCGCCCGCGATCTGGCTGAGGAAGCCGTCCGCCTTGAAAAGGAACGCCGCCGCGAATCCGTGCGCGAGGCGGCCAGCAAGGCGGCGATGGACCGCCTGCTCAAGGCTCTTGTCGGTGATGGGGCCAGCGAGGCCACCCGCGAAAGCTTCCGCCAGCGCCTGTCCGAAGGCGCGATGAACGATGTCGAGGTGGAAATCGAGGTGGAGGACCAGCCCTCCGCGTCGATGGAGATCCCCGGCATGGGCGGCAATCTGGGCATGATCAACCTGTCGGACATGATGGGCAAGGCCTTTGGCCGTCAGGCGCTCAAGCGCCGCAAGATGCGCGTGGCCGATGCCTGGGACAAGCTGGTCGATGAAGAGTCCGAAAAGCGCATGGACCAGGACGACGTGGCCCGCGTGGCGCTCCAGAATGCGGAGACCAACGGTATCGTCTTCCTCGACGAGATCGACAAGATCGCGGTGTCCGACGTGCGCGGCGGCTCGGTCAGCCGCGAGGGCGTGCAGCGCGACCTCCTGCCCCTGATCGAGGGGACGACGGTGGCCACCAAGTATGGCCCGATGAAGACCGACCACGTGCTGTTCATCGCCTCGGGCGCGTTCCATGTGGCCAAGCCTTCGGACATGCTGCCCGAACTGCAAGGCCGCCTGCCGATCCGCGTTGAGTTGAAGGCGCTGAGCGAGGACGATTTCGTGCGGATTCTGGCCGAAACCCGCGCCAATCTCGTCGAACAGTACCGCGCGCTGCTGGCGACCGAGCAGGTCACCCTCGATTTCACGCCGCAAGCCGTGCGCGCGATTGCCCGCACCGCGGCGCAAGTGAACGAGACGGTCGAGAACATCGGCGCCCGTCGCTTGCAGACGGTCATGGAAAAGCTGCTCGAAGAAGTCAGCTTCGATGCCGAGGACCGCGTGGGCACGACCGTCGCCATCGACGAGGCCTATGTGGCGGAGCGTCTGGGCGGGCTGGCCGCCAACGCGGACCTGTCGAAGTACATTCTCTGA
- a CDS encoding DUF389 domain-containing protein: MIRVHSLLRWWRAHIDRDIDHPAVVRRVFEESAWTPRFIFMVVMSAGIAELGLLQSSPAVVIGAMLISPLMGPIMGLGFGLALFDFASLRRSALALGLAVPLAVAFTALIVVCSPLKSATPEILARTKPNLFDLMVALFSALAGTFALIRGKGETIVGVAIATALMPPLATVGFGLATGNGAIAWGAGALFATNFVTIALSATIMAQIYGFGHRLSTHQTWLQTGLLLGAFIIMAIPLGLALQHIAGEAVTTSQVRSALAEATGRDARITQLDIDFQSTPLAVRAVILTPRQNAVSNEQLATALETRLGRPVALQADEVLIAPSSNGLDEARSALARAQDLQMQERQTERMKALLALAAGTAPDDVLIDRDGRRALVAARPLPGAGLASYRELEARIARMADGWTVTVTPPAGLALLPIRQAPAKPTPDRHAPDTQTPAPPALSQDAQDALAVDLWAARRWNWEALGIPGWVETPPPAPSPAQSEAQAIGKAATEAGLAPVPGGSRKGGMILLAPMPKGE; this comes from the coding sequence GTGATCCGCGTCCATAGCCTGCTTCGTTGGTGGCGTGCCCATATCGACCGGGACATCGACCACCCGGCCGTCGTGCGCCGCGTTTTCGAGGAAAGCGCCTGGACGCCCCGCTTCATCTTCATGGTGGTGATGTCGGCGGGCATTGCCGAGCTGGGCCTGCTGCAATCCTCGCCTGCGGTGGTCATCGGGGCCATGCTGATCTCGCCCCTGATGGGGCCGATCATGGGGCTGGGGTTCGGCCTCGCGCTGTTCGATTTCGCCAGCCTGCGCCGCTCGGCGCTGGCGCTGGGGCTGGCGGTTCCGCTCGCGGTGGCCTTCACCGCGCTGATCGTCGTGTGCTCGCCGCTCAAGTCGGCCACGCCGGAAATTCTCGCGCGGACCAAGCCCAACCTGTTCGACCTGATGGTGGCGCTGTTTTCCGCGCTGGCGGGCACGTTTGCGCTGATCCGGGGCAAGGGCGAAACCATCGTGGGCGTGGCCATCGCCACCGCGCTGATGCCGCCTCTGGCCACGGTGGGCTTTGGCCTGGCCACGGGCAATGGCGCCATCGCCTGGGGCGCGGGCGCCCTGTTTGCCACCAACTTCGTGACGATCGCGCTCTCGGCCACGATCATGGCGCAGATCTATGGTTTTGGCCATCGCCTCTCCACGCACCAGACATGGTTGCAGACCGGGCTCCTGCTGGGGGCTTTCATCATCATGGCGATCCCGCTGGGGCTGGCCCTGCAACATATCGCGGGCGAGGCGGTGACCACCAGCCAGGTCCGCTCGGCGCTGGCCGAGGCGACGGGCCGCGATGCCCGCATCACCCAGCTCGACATCGATTTCCAGAGCACGCCGCTGGCCGTTCGCGCGGTGATCCTCACCCCGCGCCAGAATGCCGTCTCGAACGAGCAACTCGCCACAGCCCTTGAAACCCGGCTGGGCCGCCCAGTCGCGCTTCAGGCCGACGAGGTGCTGATCGCCCCCTCGTCCAACGGGCTGGACGAAGCGCGCAGCGCCCTTGCCCGCGCGCAGGACCTGCAAATGCAGGAACGCCAGACCGAGCGGATGAAAGCCCTGCTCGCGCTGGCCGCCGGGACCGCGCCCGACGACGTGCTGATCGACCGCGACGGACGCCGCGCCCTGGTAGCGGCCCGCCCCCTGCCCGGTGCAGGACTGGCCAGCTATCGCGAACTGGAAGCCCGCATCGCACGCATGGCCGATGGCTGGACGGTGACAGTCACGCCGCCCGCCGGGCTGGCCCTGCTGCCGATCCGGCAGGCGCCAGCCAAGCCAACGCCGGACAGACATGCCCCGGATACCCAGACCCCGGCCCCGCCCGCGTTGTCGCAGGACGCGCAAGATGCCCTCGCCGTCGACCTGTGGGCCGCAAGGCGCTGGAACTGGGAGGCCCTTGGCATTCCCGGCTGGGTCGAAACCCCGCCCCCGGCCCCTTCTCCGGCCCAGAGCGAGGCCCAGGCCATCGGCAAGGCCGCAACGGAGGCAGGTCTTGCCCCCGTTCCGGGCGGTTCGCGCAAGGGCGGCATGATCCTGCTCGCGCCCATGCCGAAGGGGGAATGA
- a CDS encoding retroviral-like aspartic protease family protein has translation MIRLPCALARALAALLGVLACALPAWAQDEAPGPPAGIPPSETIAMGRDDLARMTVPVRINGAGPFAFMVDTGAQRTVLTHAVARKLALAPAGQAVLVSVAGTDTVDIVHVRELMLGSRRFADLETPLVDDAGLEAEGILGLDSLQGQRVTIDFAANRLTIDDAAAEPAAPTGNPAIGDFAIVVHARHRSGQLIMTEAVIDGVRTSVMIDTGSDTSIGNPALQRALRRAPGHGHGSEEARLVGVTGQAIAAQTGQARSLRIGRIAIANLTLAFADSGAFARLRLAHRPALLLGMHDLSAFRAVAIDFSRHKVLFGIATDEKAPAAP, from the coding sequence ATGATCAGGCTGCCCTGTGCTTTGGCCCGTGCTCTGGCAGCTCTGCTCGGTGTGCTGGCCTGCGCCCTGCCTGCATGGGCGCAGGACGAAGCGCCGGGGCCGCCCGCTGGCATTCCCCCCTCAGAGACAATCGCCATGGGCCGCGATGACCTCGCGCGGATGACCGTCCCGGTCCGCATCAATGGCGCAGGGCCCTTTGCCTTCATGGTCGATACCGGCGCCCAGCGCACGGTCCTCACCCATGCGGTCGCCCGCAAGCTGGCCCTCGCCCCGGCGGGACAGGCCGTGCTGGTCAGCGTGGCCGGGACCGATACCGTCGACATCGTCCATGTGCGCGAACTCATGCTGGGCAGCCGCCGCTTTGCCGATCTGGAGACCCCGCTTGTCGATGACGCGGGCCTCGAAGCCGAAGGGATCCTTGGCCTCGACAGCCTTCAGGGCCAGCGCGTGACCATCGACTTTGCCGCAAACCGCCTGACCATCGACGATGCCGCCGCCGAACCGGCTGCCCCGACCGGAAATCCGGCCATCGGGGATTTCGCCATCGTCGTGCACGCGCGCCACCGCTCGGGCCAGTTGATCATGACCGAAGCGGTGATCGACGGGGTTCGCACCAGCGTGATGATCGACACCGGATCGGACACCTCGATCGGCAATCCCGCCCTTCAGCGTGCGCTTCGGCGCGCGCCCGGCCACGGGCACGGGAGCGAGGAAGCCCGGCTCGTGGGCGTGACCGGACAGGCCATCGCCGCACAGACAGGACAGGCCCGCAGCCTCAGGATCGGCCGGATCGCGATTGCCAACCTGACACTCGCCTTTGCCGATTCCGGCGCCTTCGCCCGGCTCAGGCTGGCGCATCGCCCGGCCCTGTTGCTGGGCATGCACGACCTGAGCGCCTTTCGCGCGGTGGCCATCGATTTTTCGCGGCACAAGGTGCTGTTCGGCATCGCGACCGACGAAAAGGCGCCCGCAGCACCGTGA
- the hslV gene encoding ATP-dependent protease subunit HslV, whose product MNDSKASHGLVQWHGTTIIGVKKNGRTVIAGDGQVSMGNTVMKPNARKVRRIGDGKVIAGFAGATADAFTLFERLERKLEQHRGQLMRAAVELAKDWRTDKYLRNLEALMIVADAETLLVLTGNGDVLEPEGGITAIGSGGNYALSAARALDAYEDDPEKIARRAMQVAAEICVFTNDRVTLEEI is encoded by the coding sequence ATGAACGACAGCAAGGCGAGCCACGGCCTGGTCCAGTGGCACGGCACCACCATCATCGGGGTGAAGAAGAACGGCCGCACCGTGATCGCGGGCGATGGCCAGGTTTCCATGGGCAACACCGTCATGAAGCCCAATGCGCGCAAGGTGCGGCGCATCGGCGATGGCAAGGTGATCGCCGGGTTTGCCGGGGCGACGGCGGATGCCTTCACCCTGTTCGAGCGGCTCGAACGCAAGCTGGAACAGCATCGCGGCCAGCTCATGCGCGCCGCCGTCGAACTCGCCAAGGACTGGCGCACCGACAAATATCTGCGCAACCTCGAAGCCCTGATGATCGTGGCCGATGCCGAGACGCTGCTGGTGCTCACCGGCAATGGCGACGTGCTCGAACCCGAAGGCGGGATTACTGCGATCGGTTCGGGCGGCAACTATGCGCTCTCGGCGGCGCGCGCGCTCGATGCCTACGAGGACGACCCCGAGAAGATCGCCCGCCGCGCCATGCAGGTGGCTGCCGAAATCTGCGTGTTCACCAACGACCGCGTGACCCTGGAAGAAATCTGA
- a CDS encoding ABCB family ABC transporter ATP-binding protein/permease has protein sequence MPPERPSNPAARHDGWRTLQRFLPYLWPRDNPGLRRRIVVACLFILASTGVQLTLPYLLKWAVDAMNMSGPRLGMVAMWTVLGYSAGRFLGLAFDNLRNIVFERVGQDATRALAEHVFAQLHRLSLRFHLARRTGEVTKTIERGTKSIDTMLYFMLFNIAPTILQLVVVAVIFWVTFGWGLVMATALAVAAYIWVTRTITEWRTQLREKMNRLDGQALSRAVDSLLNYETVKYFGAEKREEARYGQAARAYAEAAVASENSLGLLNIAQGLVVNLLMAGALAYTVWGWWHGQFTAGQLVFVQTYLTQLFRPLDMLGMVYRTIRQGLIDMAEMFRLIDTQVEVADAPGAPALVVRHPSIVFDNVVFGYDPGRTILHGLSFEVPAGSRVAIVGPSGAGKSTIGRLLFRFYDPLAGRILIDGQDISGVTQASLRAAIGIVPQDSVLFNDTIGYNIAYGREGADAAAVEEAARGAAIADFIARLPQGLDTEVGERGLKLSGGEKQRVAIARTLVKNPPILLFDEATSALDTRTEQDILHTLRAVAANRTTLSIAHRLSTIADSDVILVLDQGRLAEQGSHADLLRAGGLYAEMWARQAAEGEEAEAVAGAVAGAAGA, from the coding sequence ATGCCTCCCGAACGCCCATCCAATCCCGCCGCCCGCCATGATGGCTGGCGCACGCTGCAACGGTTCCTTCCCTATCTCTGGCCCCGCGACAATCCCGGTCTGCGGCGCCGGATCGTGGTGGCCTGCCTGTTCATCCTGGCCTCGACGGGGGTGCAGCTGACGCTGCCCTACCTGCTCAAGTGGGCGGTCGATGCGATGAACATGAGCGGGCCCCGGCTGGGCATGGTGGCGATGTGGACGGTGCTGGGCTACAGCGCCGGGCGCTTCCTGGGCCTTGCCTTCGACAACTTGCGCAACATCGTGTTCGAGCGCGTGGGGCAGGACGCCACGCGGGCGCTGGCCGAACATGTCTTTGCCCAGCTTCACCGCCTTTCGCTGCGCTTCCATCTCGCCCGCCGCACCGGCGAGGTGACCAAGACCATCGAGCGCGGAACCAAGAGCATCGACACGATGCTCTATTTCATGCTGTTCAACATCGCCCCCACCATCCTGCAACTGGTGGTCGTGGCGGTGATCTTCTGGGTCACGTTCGGATGGGGACTGGTCATGGCCACCGCGCTGGCGGTGGCGGCCTATATCTGGGTGACGCGCACGATCACCGAATGGCGCACGCAATTGCGCGAGAAGATGAACCGGCTCGACGGGCAGGCGCTTTCGCGCGCAGTGGATTCGCTGCTCAACTACGAGACGGTCAAGTATTTCGGGGCCGAAAAGCGCGAGGAAGCCCGCTATGGACAGGCCGCGCGCGCCTATGCCGAGGCAGCGGTTGCCAGCGAGAACAGCCTGGGCCTGCTCAACATCGCGCAAGGGCTGGTGGTCAACCTGCTGATGGCAGGCGCGCTGGCCTATACCGTGTGGGGCTGGTGGCACGGGCAGTTCACCGCCGGGCAACTGGTCTTCGTGCAGACCTACCTGACGCAGCTGTTCCGCCCGCTCGACATGCTCGGCATGGTCTATCGCACGATCCGGCAGGGGCTGATCGACATGGCCGAGATGTTCCGCCTGATCGATACCCAGGTCGAAGTGGCCGATGCGCCCGGCGCGCCCGCGCTGGTGGTGCGCCACCCCTCGATCGTGTTCGACAACGTGGTCTTCGGCTATGATCCGGGGCGCACGATCCTCCACGGCCTCTCGTTCGAGGTGCCAGCGGGCAGCCGCGTGGCCATCGTCGGGCCATCGGGGGCGGGCAAGTCGACCATCGGGCGGCTGCTGTTCCGCTTCTACGATCCGCTTGCGGGCCGCATCCTGATCGACGGGCAGGACATTTCGGGCGTGACGCAGGCGAGCCTGCGTGCGGCCATCGGCATCGTGCCGCAGGATTCGGTCCTGTTCAACGACACCATCGGCTACAACATCGCCTATGGCCGCGAAGGGGCCGATGCCGCCGCCGTCGAGGAAGCCGCACGGGGCGCGGCCATCGCCGATTTCATCGCCCGCCTGCCCCAGGGCCTCGACACCGAAGTGGGCGAGCGCGGGCTCAAGCTTTCGGGCGGCGAGAAGCAGCGCGTGGCGATTGCCCGCACGCTGGTGAAGAACCCGCCGATCCTGCTGTTCGACGAGGCGACCAGCGCGCTCGACACCCGCACCGAACAGGACATTCTCCACACCCTGCGCGCGGTCGCCGCCAACCGCACGACCCTCTCGATCGCCCACCGCCTCTCGACGATCGCCGACAGCGACGTGATTCTCGTGCTCGATCAGGGCCGTCTGGCCGAACAGGGCAGCCACGCCGACCTGCTGCGCGCAGGCGGGCTCTATGCCGAAATGTGGGCGCGACAGGCCGCCGAAGGGGAAGAGGCTGAAGCCGTGGCGGGAGCAGTTGCGGGGGCAGCAGGGGCCTAG
- a CDS encoding DUF1737 domain-containing protein, with the protein MHTTPDDRPIYRLLTGKDDRAFCERVSEALAQGWRLYGSPSMTYDGGMDCIKVAQAVVWHGADVVK; encoded by the coding sequence ATGCACACCACCCCCGACGACCGCCCGATCTACCGCCTGCTCACCGGCAAGGACGACCGCGCCTTCTGCGAGCGCGTGTCCGAAGCCCTCGCACAAGGCTGGCGCCTCTATGGATCGCCCTCGATGACCTATGACGGCGGCATGGACTGCATCAAGGTGGCCCAGGCCGTGGTCTGGCACGGCGCCGACGTGGTGAAGTGA
- a CDS encoding cation:proton antiporter, translating to MYGNTPTLGLLLLIACLVAIVCRRLGQPFTIGLVLAGIGLSISGYKSGITLTPELVFSVLLPPLVFEAALHLGWGQFRREGALVLSLAFGGTLLSAGVVAGGMHWLAGWGWPASLLFGSLIAATDPVSVIAMMKEQHADKRLRFLMEAESLINDGAAAVLFALVAAWVAGSATSPAGIAMTLISTVGGGVALGLAVAGGLLLIAGRSDDHLVETTLTVLAAYGSFMLAEDLHVSGVLATLSAGMLIGNRGQRRALSEVGGRAIIRFWEFAAFLANSVVFLLIGSREAAQPIAAFWLPAVIGTVTVLAGRAAAIYPITPFFARTRMATDKLTRHILFWGGLRGAMALALALGAPESLPEHDALVSVAFAVVAFSIFVQGLTMPLLLRKSATP from the coding sequence ATGTATGGAAACACGCCGACCCTGGGGCTTTTGCTGCTGATTGCCTGTCTGGTGGCCATCGTGTGCCGCCGGCTGGGCCAGCCGTTCACCATCGGGCTGGTGCTGGCCGGCATCGGCTTAAGCATTTCGGGCTACAAGAGCGGCATCACGCTGACCCCCGAACTCGTGTTCAGCGTGTTGCTGCCCCCGCTCGTGTTCGAGGCCGCGCTCCATCTGGGCTGGGGGCAGTTCCGCCGCGAAGGCGCACTGGTGCTCAGCCTCGCCTTTGGCGGCACCCTGCTGTCGGCAGGCGTGGTGGCGGGCGGCATGCACTGGCTGGCCGGCTGGGGCTGGCCCGCCTCGCTGCTGTTCGGAAGCCTGATCGCGGCGACCGACCCGGTGTCGGTGATCGCCATGATGAAGGAGCAGCACGCCGACAAGCGCCTGCGTTTCCTGATGGAGGCCGAAAGCCTGATCAACGACGGTGCCGCCGCCGTGCTGTTCGCGCTGGTCGCCGCATGGGTGGCAGGATCGGCCACGAGCCCGGCCGGCATCGCCATGACCCTGATCAGCACCGTGGGCGGCGGGGTCGCGCTCGGGCTGGCCGTGGCCGGGGGGCTCCTGCTGATTGCCGGGCGCTCCGATGATCATCTGGTCGAAACCACCCTGACCGTGCTGGCTGCCTATGGCTCGTTCATGCTGGCCGAGGACCTGCATGTCTCGGGCGTGCTGGCCACGCTTTCGGCGGGGATGCTGATCGGCAACCGGGGCCAGCGCCGGGCCTTGAGCGAGGTGGGCGGCAGGGCCATCATCCGGTTCTGGGAATTCGCGGCCTTTCTGGCCAATTCGGTCGTGTTCCTGCTGATCGGCAGCCGCGAGGCAGCCCAGCCCATCGCCGCCTTCTGGCTTCCCGCCGTGATCGGAACAGTGACCGTTCTGGCCGGGCGCGCGGCGGCGATCTATCCGATCACGCCGTTCTTCGCCAGAACCCGCATGGCGACGGACAAGCTCACCCGCCACATCCTGTTCTGGGGCGGCCTGCGCGGAGCCATGGCGCTCGCACTGGCACTCGGCGCCCCCGAAAGCCTGCCCGAACACGATGCGCTGGTCAGCGTGGCCTTCGCGGTGGTCGCTTTCTCGATCTTCGTCCAGGGGCTGACGATGCCCTTGCTGCTGCGCAAGAGCGCCACACCATGA